TGGCCGAGCATTACAATATCCGGCTGGCCGACATGATGGGCCCCAAACGCGTGCGCACCGTCGCCCGCCCCCGCCAGATCGCCATGTATCTGTCGAAGCAGCTGACCAGCCGGTCCCTGCCCGAAATCGGCCGCCGCTTTGGCGGGCGCGATCACACCACGATCATGCATGGCGTTCGCAAGATCGAGGAACTGGCCTCGACGGATCACGCGCTGGCCGAGGATATCGCCCTTCTCAAGCGTCTTCTGGAGGCCTGAGCGGTCAGCTTGCCGCCGCCTTCAGGAAAAACTTGTGACCCCGCTTGGTCGGGGTTACAAAACAGGTCCGATCAAGGGCCATCCGGGCCATAGGGACAGGGAAAAGCAGATGAAATTCTCGATCGAGCGCGCCGTTCTGGTCAAAGCTGTCTCGCAGGCCCAATCCGTTGTCGAGCGCAGGAACACTATTCCGATCCTGGCCAATGTGCTGATCGAGGCGGGCGGCGACGGCATCAGCCTGCGCGCCACCGATCTGGATACCGAGGTCGTGGACCGCGCCCCGGCGCAGGTCGAACGCCCCGGCGCCACCACCGTCAGCGCGACGATGCTGAACGAGATCGCCCGCAAGCTGCCCGACGGGGCGCTGGTCAGCATCACCTCGGACGATGCGACGGGGCGGCTGTCGGTGCAGGCGGGCCGGTCCAGCTTCAATCTGGCGACGCTGCCGCGCGAGGATTTCCCGGTCATGGCCTCGTCCGAATACAGCGCCAATTTCACCGCCCCCGCCGGTGTGCTGCGGCGGCTGTTCGACAAGTCTAAATTCGCCATTTCGACTGAGGAGACCCGTTATTACCTGAACGGCGTCTATATGCATGTGGCGCAATCCGAGGATGGCAGCCCGGTCCTGCGCTGCGTGGCCACCGATGGTCACCGGCTGGCGCGGATCGACGCGCCCCTGCCCGATGGCGCACAGGACATGCCCGGCGTGATCGTGCCGCGCAAGACCGTGGCCGAGCTGCGCAAGCTGCTGGATGAAGACGACGCCGATATCGCCGTGTCGATCAGCGAAACCAAGGTGCGATTCGCCACGGCGGAACTGACCCTGACCTCGAAGGTGATCGACGGCACCTTCCCCGATTATTCACGCGTGATCCCGGCAGGCAATACCCGCAAGCTGGAGGTCGATGCCGCCGATTTCGCCCGTGCCGTCGATCGCGTGGCCACCGTCAGCAGCGAACGCTCTCGCGCGGTCAAGCTGGCTTTGGACAATGACCGGCTGATCCTGTCGGTGAATGCCCCCGACGCAGGCGCCGCCGAGGAAGAGCTGATCGTGGCCTATGCCGACGAGCCGCTGGAAATCGGCTTCAACGCCAAGTACTTGCAGGAAATCGCCAGTCAGGTGGATCGTGACAATGCGGTCTTCATGTTCAACGGCTCGGGCGATGCCGCGCTGATCCGCGAAGGCAGCGATGACAGCGCCGTCTATGTCGTCATGCCGATGCGGGTGTGAGTCTTGGCCGCCTGAGCCTTGCCCAGTTCCGGTCATGGCCCCGGCTTGATCTGACGCTGGACGACCGGCCGGTGGCGATTTTCGGCGCGAACGGATCGGGCAAGACGAATATCCTTGAAGCGGTCTCGATGCTGGCCCCCGGTCGCGGGCTGCGCGCCGCCGCCGCGCCCGATCAGGCCCGGCAGGGCGTGGGGGCGGGCTGGCGCATCCGCGCGGACATCGCCAGCCACGAGGTCGAGACAACCGCCCCCCCCGATCAGAGCCGCAGCGTGACCATCGACGGCAAATCCGCGCCTCAGACCGCACTGGGGCGGCTGCTGCGGGTGATCTGGCTGGTGCCCTCGATGGACCGGCTGTGGACCGACGCGCCCGAAACCCGCCGCCGCTTTCTGGATCGCGTCACGCTGAGCCTGTTCCCCGACCATGCCGAGATCGCGCTGGCCTATGACAAGGCGATGCGCGAACGCAACCGGCTGCTGAAGGACCAGATCAGCGATCCCGGCTGGTATCGCGCGCTGGAGGGCCGCATGGCGCAGGCGGGAGCAACCCTGACCCGCAACCGGCAAGAGGCGATTTCCCGCATCAGCGCCGCGCAGGACGCCGCTTTCGGCTTTCCCGCCGCGACCCTGACCCTGCTGCCGGGCGAAGGCTTCGCGGATGAGACCGACCCGGCCGCCATCGCCGGGCGCCTGTCGGCCATGCGTCCGCGCGATCTGGCGGCGGGCCGCAGCCTGACCGGGCCGCATCGCGCCGATCTGGGCGCCGTCTGGGGGCCGCAGGAGATGCCCGCCGCGCTGTCCTCGACCGGCGAGCAGAAGGCACTGCTGCTGTCCTTGGTGCTGGCCAATGCCCGCGCGCTGGCGGATCAGCCGGTGATCCTGCTGCTGGACGAGGTCGCCGCCCATCTGGATGCCGACCGTCGCGCCGCGCTTTATGACCAGATCGCCGGACAGCCCGCGCAATGCCTGCTGACCGGCACCGGACCCGAGCTTTTCGACGCCTTCGGCCCCCGCGCAAGGCGGCTTTCGGTGACGAAACCGGACGGGATCGCATCCGTGGCCGAAGAATTGTCCTGAAACCGCCTAAACCGCAGAAAAACCCGGGCTTTGCCGTGACTTTACCTGTCGGAAGGCTTATATCGGCACTGACAGAACAGGACGAATTCACCCATGAACGATACCACCTCCCAGCCCATTGAATACGGCGCCGATTCCATCAAGGTTCTCAAGGGACTGGAGGCCGTGCGCAAGCGCCCGGGCATGTATATCGGCGATACCGATGACGGCTCTGGTCTGCATCACATGGTCTATGAGGTGGTCGATAACGGCATCGACGAGGCGCTGGCCGGTCATGCCGATTTTGTCCATGTGAAGATCCATGCCGACAGCAGCGTATCCGTGCGCGACAATGGCCGCGGAATCCCGGTCGATATGCATGCGGGCGAAGGCGTCTCGGCGGCCGAGGTCATCATGACCCAGCTGCATGCGGGCGGGAAATTCGACAGCAACTCCTATAAGGTGTCGGGCGGTCTGCATGGTGTCGGCGTCTCGGTCGTGAACGCGCTGTCCGACTGGCTGGAGCTGTATATCTGGCGCAATGGCAAGAAACATTACGTCCGCTTTGAACATGGCGACGTGGTCGAGCATCTGCGTGTCATCGGCGATGCCGCGCCGGGCGAAAAGGGGACCGAAGTGCGCTTTCTGGCCTCGGCCCGGACCAACCACCCCGAAGGGACGTTCAGCAATCTGGATTACGTCTACAAGACGCTGGAAAACCGTCTGCGCGAACTGGCCTTCCTGAACAGCGGCGTGCGCATCATCCTTGAAGACGAACGCCCCGCCGAGGCCCTGCGGACCGAACTGTGCTATGATGGCGGTGTGCGCGAATTCGTGAAATTCCTCGATCGCTCCAAGGCCTCGGTCATGCCCGAGCCGATCTTCATCACGGGCGAGCGCAACGACATCGGCGTCGAAGTCGCGATGTGGTGGAACGACAGCTATCACGAGACCGTCCTACCCTTCACCAACAATATCCCGCAGCGCGACGGCGGCACCCATCTGGCAGGCTTTCGCGGCGCGCTGACCCGCGTCATCACCCGATACGCGCAAGACAGCGGCATCGCGAAAAAGGAAAAGGTCGATTTCACCGGCGACGACGCGCGCGAGGGGCTGACCTGCGTGCTGTCGGTCAAGGTGCCCGATCCGAAATTCTCCAGCCAGACCAAGGACAAGCTGGTCAGTTCCGAGGTGCGTCCGGCGGTCGAGGGGCTGGTGAACGAAAAGCTGGCCGAGTGGTTCGAGGAAAACCCCGCCGAAGCGCGCCAGATCACCGCCAAGATCGTCGAGGCCGCGCTGGCCCGCGAGGCCGCCCGCAAGGCGCGCGAACTGACCCGGCGCAAGACCGCGATGGATGTCGCCTCCCTGCCCGGCAAGCTGGCCGATTGTCAGGAAAAGGACCCGGCGCTGTCGGAACTGTTCATCGTCGAGGGTGATTCCGCCGGTGGTTCCGCGAAACAGGGCCGCAACCGCAAGGATCAGGCCGTGCTGCCCCTGCGCGGCAAGATCCTGAACGTGGAGCGGGCGCGGTTCGACCGGATGCTGGGCTCGGAAACCGTGGGCACGCTGATTACCGCGCTTGGCACCGGCATCGGGCGCGACGAATTCAATCTGGCCAAGCTGCGTTACCACAAGATCGTCATCATGACCGATGCCGACGTGGATGGCGCCCATATCCGCACGCTGCTGCTGACCTTCTTCTTCCGGCAGATGCCGGAACTGATCGAGGCCGGGCAT
The Paracoccus alcaliphilus DNA segment above includes these coding regions:
- the dnaN gene encoding DNA polymerase III subunit beta; this encodes MKFSIERAVLVKAVSQAQSVVERRNTIPILANVLIEAGGDGISLRATDLDTEVVDRAPAQVERPGATTVSATMLNEIARKLPDGALVSITSDDATGRLSVQAGRSSFNLATLPREDFPVMASSEYSANFTAPAGVLRRLFDKSKFAISTEETRYYLNGVYMHVAQSEDGSPVLRCVATDGHRLARIDAPLPDGAQDMPGVIVPRKTVAELRKLLDEDDADIAVSISETKVRFATAELTLTSKVIDGTFPDYSRVIPAGNTRKLEVDAADFARAVDRVATVSSERSRAVKLALDNDRLILSVNAPDAGAAEEELIVAYADEPLEIGFNAKYLQEIASQVDRDNAVFMFNGSGDAALIREGSDDSAVYVVMPMRV
- the recF gene encoding DNA replication/repair protein RecF (All proteins in this family for which functions are known are DNA-binding proteins that assist the filamentation of RecA onto DNA for the initiation of recombination or recombinational repair.) yields the protein MSLGRLSLAQFRSWPRLDLTLDDRPVAIFGANGSGKTNILEAVSMLAPGRGLRAAAAPDQARQGVGAGWRIRADIASHEVETTAPPDQSRSVTIDGKSAPQTALGRLLRVIWLVPSMDRLWTDAPETRRRFLDRVTLSLFPDHAEIALAYDKAMRERNRLLKDQISDPGWYRALEGRMAQAGATLTRNRQEAISRISAAQDAAFGFPAATLTLLPGEGFADETDPAAIAGRLSAMRPRDLAAGRSLTGPHRADLGAVWGPQEMPAALSSTGEQKALLLSLVLANARALADQPVILLLDEVAAHLDADRRAALYDQIAGQPAQCLLTGTGPELFDAFGPRARRLSVTKPDGIASVAEELS
- the gyrB gene encoding DNA topoisomerase (ATP-hydrolyzing) subunit B, which produces MNDTTSQPIEYGADSIKVLKGLEAVRKRPGMYIGDTDDGSGLHHMVYEVVDNGIDEALAGHADFVHVKIHADSSVSVRDNGRGIPVDMHAGEGVSAAEVIMTQLHAGGKFDSNSYKVSGGLHGVGVSVVNALSDWLELYIWRNGKKHYVRFEHGDVVEHLRVIGDAAPGEKGTEVRFLASARTNHPEGTFSNLDYVYKTLENRLRELAFLNSGVRIILEDERPAEALRTELCYDGGVREFVKFLDRSKASVMPEPIFITGERNDIGVEVAMWWNDSYHETVLPFTNNIPQRDGGTHLAGFRGALTRVITRYAQDSGIAKKEKVDFTGDDAREGLTCVLSVKVPDPKFSSQTKDKLVSSEVRPAVEGLVNEKLAEWFEENPAEARQITAKIVEAALAREAARKARELTRRKTAMDVASLPGKLADCQEKDPALSELFIVEGDSAGGSAKQGRNRKDQAVLPLRGKILNVERARFDRMLGSETVGTLITALGTGIGRDEFNLAKLRYHKIVIMTDADVDGAHIRTLLLTFFFRQMPELIEAGHLYIAQPPLYKVGRGRSEVYLKNEAALEDYLVQQGTEGASLRLGGGESITGNDLVRVVEEARLIRRILRAYPNHYPPHITEQVAIAGALVPGRVDQDAQGVADAIADRLNLVAEEYERDWTGRPTQDAGIRLSRLLRGVEETRTLEGQMLRSGESRRLGEMTDSLQETYGKPARLVRKDRELPIYGPLGLLSAIFLEGEKGLSLQRYKGLGEMNPEQLWETTLDPVARTMLQVRIEDVTEAEDLFTKLMGDVVEPRREFIQQNALSVENLDV